The sequence ATAAAGGAATCAGACAGTGATTTTAAAGTTGAAAGTGGTGAAAATATTGGTTTTAAACAAACCATGCATGCACCAGAGGGTATGATAGCGTTAACTGGCGCACGTATTATCACTATGGATGGCGATAAAGTGATAGAAAACGGTGTATTACTGACAGATGGTAAACACATTAAAGCTGTTGGTACTGCTGCTGAAGTCGTTATTCCAAAAGACGCAAAAATAGTTGATGTATCTGGTAAAACAATTATGCCAGGTATCGTAGATGCGCATGCCCACGGTTCTCAAGCGTCAAATGAGATTGTACCTCAGCAAAACTGGAAGAACTTTGCAGGGTTATCGCTTGGTGTAACAACAATCCACGATCCATCAAACGATACAACTGAAATATTTGCTGCCAGTGAAATGCAAAAAGCAGGCATGATTGTTGGTCCGCGTATTTTCTCTACCGGTACTATCTTATATGGTGCAAATGGTCCAGGTTATACATCACATGTTGATTCGTTAGATGATGCTAAATTCCATTTAGAGCGTTTACAAAAAGTAGGTGCTTTTAGTGTTAAATCTTATAACCAACCTCGCCGTGAACAACGTCAGCAAATTATCCAAGCAGGTCGTGAATTGGGTATGATGGTTGTGCCTGAAGGTGGTTCATTATTGCAACATAATTTATCTATGGTTGCTGATGGCCATACAGGTGTAGAGCACTCTATTCCGGTTGCTAATATTTATAATGATATTAAACAAATGTGGGGTCAAAGTGATGTCGGTTATACACCAACACTTGTTGTAGGTTATGGTGGTATTTGGGGTGAAAATTACTGGTATGATAAAACAGATGTTTGGGATCACCCTAGACTATCTCAGTTTGTACCAAAAAATCAGCTTCTACCGCGCTCTATGAGGCGTCCAAAAGCACCTGAACACCATTATAATCACTTTAGTAATGCACGTGTTGCTTCGGAGCTTCAGGATGAAGGTGTTATTGTAAACTTAGGTGCGCATGGTCAACGTGAAGGTTTAGCTGCCCATTGGGAAATGTGGATGTTTGATCAAGGCGGCATGACAGGGCTTGAAACGATACGCGCATCAACACTTGATCCAGCCCGTTACTTAGGTCTAGATAAAAACATTGGTTCATTAGAAGTCGGAAAACTTGCTGATCTTATTGTCATTGATGGTAATCCATTAGAAAATATTCGTATTACAGATAGTGTTGATTACACTATGATCAACGGCCGTTTATTTGACGCTGCAAAAATGCAAGAAATGGGTAAGAAGAAAAGAGAACTGATGTACTTTGAGAAGTAGTAGATAATACCAATTCCGATAATTAAGTGACCACTCAGAGCTTATGAGGTTTTACAATTCTAGGCATGTCAGTGAATTAATGGTGATTCCCTTTCGAGCTGGCATAACAACGAAGTGTAAATCCTCAGAGGCTCCTTTTAGGCGGGTTTCAAAGCGCTTTGAATTCCCGCTGAGTGACCAGTTAATTAACGGAAATGGTATAAATATAAATAGGGTTATTAATTTAGCTCTTATTTTTATTGAGCACTAGTCAAAAAATACAAAAAAGGCTGCAATGAAATTGCAGCCTTTTTGTTATTCAACTCTAAATTTAATAGACTAAACGATACCTTGTGGTAAACGGCAGTCGTGCTCTTTTTCTGCTAGGTATACAATCCAGAATTCTTCAGCTGTATAACCGTCTTCGTTATTCTTAACGATAACCATGCCTTTATCTTTAGTTTCTACTGTTTTAACAGCAGCTTTTTTAGCAGGTTTAGCGGCAGCCTTTTTAGCAGGCTTAGCAGCTTTCTCAGGAGCTGCAGGTGCAGTACCAGATGAAAGTTCTTCAGTTAAAGCGGCAAGATCAGCTAGGCGCATGTTTTTGCCACCATCTACACTGTACCATCCTGCTTTAGCAACAACTTCAGGTTGTTTGCCGTTTGCTGCTTGATATGCTTTGTCAAAATCTTCTAAAACTTGTGCTTTATCAAGTTTGCTCATTATTATTCCTAATTTTTTGTTAAATTTGTTGCAGCGGCTTTTATACCGACTTTTGAAAGAATTATCAATTTTTTCAGGTTTTTCTTTCTTTTTGCTCAACTAAACGGGACAATTTTACAAATTTTAAGAAAATATTGAAAAATTATGAAACGTTCCGATTTAATGTCACATCTAAACAATTTGCTAGAACCACATACAATTAAGGATTTTTCTCCTAATGGTTTGCAGATTGAAGGCAAAGATAACATTACAAAAATTGTGACTGGTGTTACTGCGTCACAAGCTTTAATTGATGCTGCAATTAATCATAAGGCTGATGCTATTTTAGTACATCATGGCTTTTTTTGGAAAGGTGAAAGCCAACGAATTGTTGGTATGAAGAAAAAACGTATAGAAGCCTTGATAAAACACGACATAAATTTGATTGCATATCACTTGCCTTTAGATATTCATCCGACTTTAGGTAACAATGCACAATTGGCAAAGTTGTTAGATATTACTTATGAAGCAGGACTTGAATTAGGCAGTGCTAAAAGCATTCCCGTAAAAGGCATTTTAAATACGCCTTTGACCGGCAGTGAGTTTGCACAAAAAATTGCAACAGTATTAAATAGAGAGCCTGTTACTTCAATTGTGAGAGATGAGAAAATTAACTCCATCGCTTGGTGTACTGGTGGCGGGCAAGGGTATATTGATTTGGCTGCTGAGCAAGGAATTGATGCATATTTAACGGGTGAAGCATCAGAGCAAACAATTCACAGCTCTAGAGAACAAAATATTGATTTTTTTGCAGCTGGGCATCATGCCACTGAAAGATATGGTGTAAAGGCGTTAGGTGAACATTTAGCAGCAGAGTATAAACTCGAAGTGATTTTTGTGGATATAGATAATCCCGTTTAAATTCTAAGCAAAATTATCAAAAAAAATGCTCACTATTTTACTTGCGAGCATTTTATTATAAATTTTAAAGTCTAATTTAAATCGATTCAGGATCGTAGAGCCTAAGTAGCTTAATCCATAAAGTGCCTAAAAGTTCATGTTGATGTGCTGTAATTGCTAATAAAGCTTCAGGACTGGGTACAAACTGACGCCATAAGGGCTGTTCATTAAGCGCGTAGAAGTCTGTTGGTGCAGCAATGACATCTATACCCTGTTGGTTAAATAAATTTATTGAACGGCTCATATGTGCTGCAGAGGTCACTAGAGCAACTTTAGCATCAACAAGGCGGTAAGCTAATAACTTCGCTTCTTGTGCTGTATCTTTGGCTTTAGGGTTAGTTAAAATCCTTGTATGGTGTAAACCTAAACTATAAGCGGTCTTTTTCATGAGTTCACTACTGGTTGTGCCATCATAACCGTAACCAGATACAATCAATTTTGCCTGAGGGTACTTTCTGGCAATTCTTAAGCCTTCAACTAAACGTGAAAGAGAGCATGCACCCAGTTGTGAATTAGCAGGGCGGTATTTATTTGGTTTAATTTGGCAGCCTAATACTAAAATATAGTGTAACTTTTTATGTTTATTAGTATTAAAAACGTTGTATTTTATTTCCGTGGAATTGATTAAATTTTGAGTGACAATTGGCATACTGAGTAAAAACAAAATACTCATACTTGGGATGAAAAACAATAACCCCAAGTTCTTTTGTCTCAATGCCAATAACAATAAACCAAATGAAATTAATATGAACAACAAGGGTAAAGGCATTAAAAGATTGCCAAGAATTTTTTTTAATTCAAATGAAGACACTATTAATCAATTTCCTTATAAGTTGGTGTAAAAAATAAAGCCAGTTTTAAACCGGCTTTGTCTATTTATTTAAAAATAGAAATCTTACTCTGGTTTATCATGTTCGTGGGCTGCTTTTTCTTCTGCTAATTCTTCTTTTAGCTTTCTAATTCTTAAACCTAACTCTTGGCCTCGGTGTTTTGAATAATAAGTACAGCCAATAAACATGCTGGTGGCAAATATTAATTCTAAAACAACATAAATATCTAAAGAGACATAAAGCATGGTCAAAGAATGTAGGAAATAAATCATTACAATGAAATTAGCCCAAGCATAAGTATAAAGGTTATCCTGAATAATGCCTTTTAATGGCAGTAATAAAGGCAGGATATAAATCATAAATATAAAGCCATTACTGTAGCCTTCAGGCTTTGCTAAGTAAAATAGCCATAATGGCATTAATATTAATAAACCGACGTAACCAAAAATAGCTAGGCGTTGAAAGGTCTTTGTTTTATCTTGTTTTTTGATCATGTCACTTATTCAATTGTTGCGTAATTTTAGCCAGTCGATGTCCTACAGAATGGCATATTTTTATTTCATGAGAACTCAGTTCTGTACTATTACCAAGACCTGAAACATGACTGGCACCATAAGGTGTACCGCCACTTTGTGTACTTGATAATTCAGGAATATCATAAGGTACGCCTAATAACATCATACCATGGTGCAATAAGGGTAAAGATAACGTCAATAACGTACTTTCATTCCCACCATGCATGCTACTACTTGATGTAAAAACACTAGCAGGCTTGTCTATTAAGCGACCTTTTAACCAGAGTTCACTGGTTGTCTCCCAAAATGATTTAGCTTGAGAGGCCATCATACCAAACCGAGTAGGACTGCCAAAAGCAAGTGCTTGACAATGCATTAAATCATCTTGTGTTACCACAATATCTGATTCAGATTGTTTGATGAAAGTGCGTAACTTTACTTCCATATTATTACTAGAAATAGCGTCACTGATCTCATGCGCCATGCTTTTTACTGAGCCATGGCTTGAATGATAAAGTACCAGTATGTAGGACATTAAATAATGTCTAATACACTTTCTGGTGGACGGCCGATAGCTGCTTTATCACCATTTACAACAATAGGTCGCTCAATGAGCTTTGGATTTTCAGCCATAGCGTTAATTAATGCTGATTCATCATTTTGCGCTTTAAGGTTGAGTGCTTTATATAAGTCTTCTTTGGTACGCATTAATTGGCGAGCAGAATCAAAACCCAGCTTTTTAATAAGTGATGTGATTTCTTGTGCATCAGGCGCTGTTTTTAAATACTCAACAATTTCAGGTGCTACGTTATTTTCTTCTAAT is a genomic window of Pseudoalteromonas sp. '520P1 No. 423' containing:
- the arsC gene encoding arsenate reductase (glutaredoxin) (This arsenate reductase requires both glutathione and glutaredoxin to convert arsenate to arsenite, after which the efflux transporter formed by ArsA and ArsB can extrude the arsenite from the cell, providing resistance.), coding for MTIQIYHNPRCSKSRQTLALLEENNVAPEIVEYLKTAPDAQEITSLIKKLGFDSARQLMRTKEDLYKALNLKAQNDESALINAMAENPKLIERPIVVNGDKAAIGRPPESVLDII
- a CDS encoding ElyC/SanA/YdcF family protein, whose amino-acid sequence is MSSFELKKILGNLLMPLPLLFILISFGLLLLALRQKNLGLLFFIPSMSILFLLSMPIVTQNLINSTEIKYNVFNTNKHKKLHYILVLGCQIKPNKYRPANSQLGACSLSRLVEGLRIARKYPQAKLIVSGYGYDGTTSSELMKKTAYSLGLHHTRILTNPKAKDTAQEAKLLAYRLVDAKVALVTSAAHMSRSINLFNQQGIDVIAAPTDFYALNEQPLWRQFVPSPEALLAITAHQHELLGTLWIKLLRLYDPESI
- the wrbA gene encoding NAD(P)H:quinone oxidoreductase, whose product is MSYILVLYHSSHGSVKSMAHEISDAISSNNMEVKLRTFIKQSESDIVVTQDDLMHCQALAFGSPTRFGMMASQAKSFWETTSELWLKGRLIDKPASVFTSSSSMHGGNESTLLTLSLPLLHHGMMLLGVPYDIPELSSTQSGGTPYGASHVSGLGNSTELSSHEIKICHSVGHRLAKITQQLNK
- a CDS encoding DUF2069 domain-containing protein; the encoded protein is MIKKQDKTKTFQRLAIFGYVGLLILMPLWLFYLAKPEGYSNGFIFMIYILPLLLPLKGIIQDNLYTYAWANFIVMIYFLHSLTMLYVSLDIYVVLELIFATSMFIGCTYYSKHRGQELGLRIRKLKEELAEEKAAHEHDKPE
- a CDS encoding Nif3-like dinuclear metal center hexameric protein → MKRSDLMSHLNNLLEPHTIKDFSPNGLQIEGKDNITKIVTGVTASQALIDAAINHKADAILVHHGFFWKGESQRIVGMKKKRIEALIKHDINLIAYHLPLDIHPTLGNNAQLAKLLDITYEAGLELGSAKSIPVKGILNTPLTGSEFAQKIATVLNREPVTSIVRDEKINSIAWCTGGGQGYIDLAAEQGIDAYLTGEASEQTIHSSREQNIDFFAAGHHATERYGVKALGEHLAAEYKLEVIFVDIDNPV